In Romeriopsis navalis LEGE 11480, one DNA window encodes the following:
- a CDS encoding dynamin family protein, with amino-acid sequence MINRHSTVASILGSSTRPRYANFQSESQRSELQLRQSLAVIQKTLDKYKIPSQMRARLADKLDSIHRQLDDRRLALAIIGESAGEKNNVLNQLLNVALLPTSKTNDSQAITTIRYGQQLHIKVALKGGDLIVWQHGNQRLAHTLGLLEPEPQTEAEKLAENRRLLNAIKTSDEIASYLQQVEITHESDFLARQVTVVEVPGLTFDRAEHEQVLFQMFEQQAGVALVVIPAKQGLSKRLIAHLHQSFYAYREHCVFVVTGIEQLPSEEQDALLAALEAQLKILLEISSPIIYACPNAQAAAYNSNELEGNPQLNRLQQGLLQQMGKSRLIRVEQQLAQISKRVVRILTTLLDFEVTDYEQRKTVLQHELIKDIKHFTTAQLQICGAYLQDGAAVAQESMFEAIEKLRQGALEELQQTIFIKRNLGELKGLEQDYSELTNLYGRRIQRLLLEASKDLVNAAVLGEMRVQRNFTAHYQRLQMLEPTIKIPTLASNTSLSLHNCDLQMVTQKYDSVDNNVNTKKVSFSNLVWSHRLFGKRAARRALQNVQQQYWQTLKAEMGQFFDQVEMHFMQLLNAYQRALMEQIEHDLEGYQAAYEQMCHELTKQQVTTQKRLQILGQQLYQDIQRIQTADPRQSESLDSAA; translated from the coding sequence ATGATTAACCGTCACTCCACAGTCGCCAGCATACTAGGTTCATCGACACGACCCCGTTATGCAAACTTCCAAAGCGAATCTCAAAGAAGTGAGCTTCAACTCCGTCAAAGCCTAGCGGTTATCCAAAAAACTCTAGACAAGTATAAGATTCCCAGTCAGATGAGAGCACGGCTAGCTGACAAACTTGATTCAATCCATCGTCAACTCGACGATCGCCGCTTAGCGCTTGCAATCATTGGTGAGTCAGCTGGGGAGAAAAATAATGTGCTCAATCAGCTACTGAATGTAGCCCTTCTACCAACCTCGAAAACGAATGACAGCCAGGCAATCACCACAATTCGCTATGGTCAGCAATTGCACATTAAGGTCGCGCTGAAGGGAGGAGATCTGATCGTCTGGCAACATGGCAATCAAAGATTAGCACACACCCTTGGTCTATTAGAGCCTGAGCCGCAGACTGAGGCAGAAAAGTTAGCGGAAAATCGAAGATTACTGAATGCGATCAAAACCAGTGATGAAATCGCATCCTACTTGCAACAAGTTGAAATCACACATGAATCAGATTTTTTGGCGCGACAAGTTACGGTTGTCGAGGTCCCTGGACTTACATTCGATCGTGCCGAACATGAACAAGTTCTGTTCCAAATGTTTGAGCAGCAAGCGGGAGTTGCATTAGTGGTTATTCCCGCAAAACAGGGATTATCCAAAAGATTAATCGCTCATCTGCATCAATCTTTCTATGCTTATCGTGAGCATTGCGTATTCGTCGTCACTGGCATTGAACAGCTTCCTTCAGAGGAGCAAGACGCTTTATTGGCCGCACTAGAGGCGCAACTTAAAATTCTACTAGAAATTAGTTCTCCAATTATTTATGCCTGCCCTAATGCGCAAGCAGCGGCGTATAACTCAAATGAGCTTGAAGGAAATCCGCAACTAAATAGGCTGCAGCAAGGTTTGCTACAACAAATGGGAAAATCAAGACTAATTAGAGTTGAGCAGCAGCTTGCCCAGATCTCAAAGCGTGTTGTGCGAATTCTGACAACGCTTCTGGATTTTGAAGTAACGGATTATGAGCAACGCAAAACGGTGCTGCAGCATGAGTTGATTAAAGATATCAAGCATTTCACCACAGCACAGTTACAGATATGTGGTGCATATTTACAAGATGGAGCGGCTGTTGCGCAAGAATCGATGTTTGAGGCGATCGAAAAACTGCGTCAGGGAGCACTTGAGGAGCTGCAACAAACCATCTTCATAAAGCGGAATCTAGGTGAACTCAAGGGTTTAGAACAAGACTACTCAGAGCTAACTAACCTCTATGGGCGAAGGATCCAGAGATTGCTGCTGGAGGCCAGTAAAGATCTGGTTAATGCCGCTGTGCTGGGAGAAATGCGAGTACAACGGAACTTTACTGCGCACTATCAACGGCTACAGATGCTAGAACCGACGATCAAGATACCAACTTTGGCAAGCAATACTTCTCTATCGCTACATAACTGTGATTTGCAAATGGTCACTCAGAAGTATGACTCAGTGGATAATAATGTCAATACTAAAAAAGTTTCTTTCTCTAATCTGGTTTGGTCTCATCGTCTGTTTGGTAAGCGGGCTGCACGTCGTGCTTTACAGAATGTGCAACAGCAATATTGGCAGACTTTAAAGGCTGAGATGGGGCAGTTTTTTGATCAGGTTGAAATGCATTTTATGCAATTACTCAATGCTTACCAGCGTGCACTAATGGAGCAGATTGAGCATGATTTAGAGGGGTATCAGGCCGCTTATGAGCAAATGTGCCATGAGCTGACAAAGCAGCAAGTTACAACACAAAAGAGGTTACAGATATTGGGCCAACAATTATACCAAGATATTCAGCGGATACAAACGGCTGACCCTAGACAAAGCGAATCCCTCGATTCCGCAGCTTAA
- a CDS encoding S1C family serine protease produces MQTQFRSRLVASALLAVQASIATVVIQEFALIQTGTQSTYAAQAQSSDSLATTEIYRKTKPAIVYIETRTRHGKSKGSGVILRKDGLIVTNAHVIKGAKRIIVELSNGKQVKAYPVASGQSGCVDLALLKLEGKHNLPTVTMASSPVIPGTNVFAMGFPKGIKPASITKGIVSNVHQKSGYIQLDAAINKGNSGGALLNSKGELIGINTWKFRAEGLNFATSIDRLQATLQAYKNGLSPILAKHLDLTAGRATQLVADQKATVGRLQSGDQRVCSDRSLADVYTFKGKANQGIILEMQAKAFDPHFILLNPKGRTVARKTAQPGKKFTRLYQILGSDGTYTLIANSRKANRYGSYKIRAITPVLLRASALGAGDPRRKNGSFFRSYHFSAQTGRPLNLTVSSQAFSPHVALIDAKGKVLREGPFPSGKTRSFAVLSNGRYSIRVSSTQPKQAGHFSLIIEAKPTRSGPKAIAKHH; encoded by the coding sequence ATGCAAACTCAATTCCGTTCTCGGTTAGTTGCATCGGCATTATTGGCAGTCCAAGCATCGATCGCCACAGTGGTCATTCAAGAATTCGCGCTTATCCAGACCGGCACCCAATCTACTTATGCCGCCCAAGCACAATCTAGCGATAGCTTAGCAACCACAGAAATTTACCGTAAGACAAAACCCGCGATCGTCTATATCGAAACTCGCACACGGCATGGGAAGTCAAAAGGTAGTGGTGTTATTCTCAGAAAAGATGGATTGATTGTCACTAATGCCCACGTGATCAAAGGGGCCAAGCGGATTATTGTCGAGCTGAGCAATGGCAAGCAAGTTAAAGCCTATCCTGTCGCGTCTGGTCAATCGGGCTGCGTCGATTTAGCACTCCTAAAACTTGAAGGGAAGCATAATCTGCCGACTGTCACTATGGCATCAAGCCCTGTGATTCCTGGCACTAATGTTTTTGCCATGGGCTTTCCTAAAGGCATCAAGCCCGCATCAATTACCAAAGGGATTGTGAGTAATGTTCACCAGAAGAGTGGTTATATCCAGCTAGATGCAGCGATTAACAAGGGTAACTCTGGCGGCGCATTATTAAATTCCAAGGGCGAACTCATTGGGATTAATACTTGGAAGTTTCGTGCGGAAGGTCTAAATTTTGCCACATCGATCGATCGCTTACAGGCCACACTACAAGCATACAAAAATGGCTTATCTCCCATATTAGCCAAGCATTTAGACCTGACAGCAGGCCGTGCCACGCAACTAGTGGCTGATCAAAAGGCAACGGTCGGACGTCTACAATCTGGTGACCAAAGAGTTTGTAGCGATCGTAGCCTGGCCGATGTATACACCTTCAAAGGAAAGGCAAATCAGGGAATTATACTTGAAATGCAAGCGAAAGCATTTGATCCGCACTTCATTCTACTAAATCCAAAAGGTAGGACTGTAGCGCGAAAAACTGCTCAACCTGGTAAGAAATTTACTCGCCTTTACCAAATTTTAGGGAGTGACGGCACGTATACCCTGATTGCGAATTCTCGAAAAGCGAATCGCTATGGGAGCTATAAGATTCGGGCGATTACCCCAGTTTTGCTTCGAGCTTCAGCCTTAGGAGCGGGTGACCCACGGCGAAAAAATGGTTCATTTTTCCGCTCTTATCACTTTTCGGCACAGACTGGCAGACCGTTGAACTTAACGGTCAGTAGTCAGGCGTTCTCCCCTCATGTTGCTTTGATTGATGCTAAAGGGAAAGTGCTACGAGAAGGTCCATTTCCTTCTGGCAAAACCCGTAGTTTTGCTGTACTGAGTAATGGTCGCTACAGTATTAGAGTAAGTTCTACTCAACCAAAGCAAGCCGGTCACTTCAGCCTAATTATCGAAGCAAAACCTACCCGTTCTGGCCCTAAAGCAATTGCTAAACATCACTAG
- a CDS encoding CHAT domain-containing protein, with amino-acid sequence MLDSGVAQYRSGQYTQAIQTWENALKQLDSDSETTGLRTMLLENLARTYQQIGQTAKAIEYWNRLIELHKQNRDQPQLGRILTEKAQALSRQGQSQNAVLLLCDSKELDLSKCSKGSAIGIAKAHKDQRTRVAALGSLGEALRLQGNYDRAKDVLLKTLDLAQQEKFLGFQAAANNSLGNTYSNLALNRYRKVPGFKVQDLPEAKTLEAAGNKFDRQALKHYRASLELAKGSGNRVDHLKTLTNLIPIYSRLNQMSSKQRTWQQAAQLLEQLPDSRVTAYSAIDLAQALNRNRPTEALQPNQRCVSVEKQPQARRLLQRGRQIAQNIQDNRALSFALGNLGNLAECAQQYNQAMNYAQQAILAAEQNLADRDSLYLWEWQRGRIFKARGQTQAAIAAYERSIDVLEKVRKEMLNARRDVQFDFRDAIDPIYRELIQIQLDQETPVSVPVAALPETGVKTAQQSGTRSKLDTTLGTLDALKLAELQNYFGNDCVIEVADNRIDERLNQAEQKDTAVFTTVIGDDRTAVIISLPGGERKFSWINQPRSVVERTVDNYRLGLEDFSTALAGYDTKLAEQLHAWLIEPFAQDLEAAGIKTLVFVQDGILRTVPMAALHDGKEFLIEKYAIAAAPSLSLVDVKPIDRDNLNVLAMGYTKEAKIDGTTFSALGQVKQELAGIAEQVPRLTQLVDDKFNRAGLAEELQRQRYSVLHIATHGKFGADAEDTFFIIGDDQNQKFNLNELDQLLRDFSKNTEPLDLLVLTACETAIGDNRAALGLAGVAVQAGASSAMASLWSINDATASELSMTFYGQLKNRSLNKAQALQQSQINMIKQGGATAHPYYWSAFVLVGNWL; translated from the coding sequence ATGCTGGATAGCGGTGTAGCCCAATACAGATCCGGTCAATATACTCAAGCGATTCAAACCTGGGAAAACGCACTAAAACAGCTAGATAGTGACTCAGAAACAACTGGTTTGAGAACGATGTTGCTGGAAAATTTGGCGCGGACGTACCAGCAAATCGGTCAGACAGCGAAGGCGATCGAGTACTGGAATCGACTGATTGAGCTACATAAACAAAATCGAGACCAGCCACAACTCGGACGTATCCTCACGGAAAAGGCACAGGCACTGAGTCGGCAAGGACAATCGCAGAATGCTGTGCTGCTTTTGTGTGATAGCAAGGAACTTGACCTCAGCAAATGTAGCAAGGGCAGCGCGATCGGGATCGCTAAAGCGCATAAAGACCAACGGACTCGTGTTGCGGCTTTAGGCAGTCTAGGGGAAGCACTGCGGTTACAGGGAAACTATGACCGAGCTAAGGATGTTTTGCTGAAAACCTTAGATTTGGCGCAGCAAGAGAAGTTTCTAGGGTTTCAAGCCGCTGCAAATAATAGCTTGGGTAATACTTATAGCAATCTGGCGTTGAATCGTTATCGTAAGGTGCCAGGTTTTAAGGTCCAAGATCTGCCTGAGGCGAAAACGTTAGAAGCAGCTGGTAATAAATTCGATCGACAAGCACTGAAGCATTATCGAGCCAGCCTTGAATTGGCTAAGGGGAGCGGCAATCGGGTTGATCATCTGAAAACGCTGACGAATTTGATCCCGATTTATTCCCGACTGAATCAGATGTCGAGTAAACAGCGGACCTGGCAACAGGCAGCTCAGCTTTTAGAACAACTGCCCGATTCGCGGGTGACGGCGTATAGCGCGATCGACCTGGCTCAGGCGCTTAATCGGAATCGTCCAACGGAAGCATTGCAGCCAAACCAACGCTGTGTATCGGTGGAGAAGCAGCCACAGGCTCGGCGTTTATTGCAGCGGGGCAGGCAGATTGCTCAGAATATCCAGGATAATCGAGCACTGTCCTTTGCACTGGGGAACCTGGGGAACTTAGCGGAGTGTGCGCAGCAATATAATCAGGCAATGAACTATGCCCAGCAGGCGATTCTCGCGGCTGAGCAAAACCTGGCCGATCGCGACAGTTTGTATCTTTGGGAGTGGCAGCGGGGACGCATTTTTAAGGCGCGGGGGCAGACTCAAGCGGCAATAGCCGCCTATGAGCGTTCGATCGATGTACTGGAAAAAGTGCGCAAAGAAATGCTGAATGCCCGGCGAGATGTGCAGTTTGATTTCCGTGATGCGATCGACCCGATTTATCGTGAACTAATTCAGATTCAGCTAGATCAGGAGACGCCGGTTTCAGTGCCGGTGGCGGCATTACCGGAAACGGGGGTTAAAACCGCTCAGCAATCAGGCACTCGATCGAAGCTGGATACAACGCTGGGAACTTTAGATGCGCTGAAGTTGGCAGAATTGCAGAACTATTTTGGTAATGACTGTGTGATTGAGGTGGCAGATAACCGGATTGACGAACGTTTGAATCAAGCTGAGCAGAAAGATACTGCTGTATTTACGACGGTCATTGGTGACGATCGCACAGCGGTGATTATTAGCCTGCCGGGTGGAGAGCGGAAGTTTAGCTGGATTAATCAACCCCGATCGGTGGTGGAGAGGACCGTTGATAATTATCGCCTGGGTTTAGAAGACTTTTCTACGGCCTTGGCGGGCTACGATACGAAGTTGGCTGAGCAGCTGCATGCTTGGCTGATTGAGCCATTTGCGCAGGATCTAGAAGCCGCGGGTATTAAGACTTTGGTATTTGTGCAGGATGGGATTTTGCGGACGGTGCCCATGGCGGCCTTGCATGATGGCAAAGAGTTTTTGATTGAGAAATATGCGATCGCGGCGGCCCCGAGTTTGAGTCTGGTGGATGTGAAGCCAATCGATCGAGACAATCTGAATGTTTTGGCAATGGGCTATACAAAGGAGGCCAAAATTGATGGCACTACCTTCTCAGCGTTAGGACAGGTGAAGCAGGAGTTGGCCGGAATTGCTGAGCAGGTGCCCCGGCTGACGCAGTTGGTGGATGACAAATTTAATCGGGCTGGACTGGCGGAGGAATTGCAGCGGCAGCGTTACTCGGTGCTGCATATTGCGACCCATGGGAAGTTTGGGGCTGATGCTGAGGATACGTTTTTTATTATTGGGGATGACCAAAATCAGAAGTTCAACCTCAATGAGCTTGATCAATTATTACGGGATTTCTCGAAAAATACGGAGCCGCTGGATTTACTGGTTTTGACTGCTTGTGAAACAGCGATCGGGGATAACCGAGCAGCGCTGGGACTGGCTGGTGTCGCGGTGCAGGCTGGGGCAAGTAGTGCGATGGCTTCCCTATGGTCGATCAATGATGCGACTGCTTCTGAACTGTCGATGACCTTCTATGGCCAACTGAAGAATCGGAGTTTGAATAAAGCGCAGGCATTGCAACAATCCCAGATCAATATGATTAAGCAGGGAGGCGCGACGGCGCATCCCTACTATTGGTCGGCGTTTGTATTAGTTGGTAACTGGCTGTGA
- a CDS encoding S8 family serine peptidase, with product MSLANSISNTPLSDLIGSELLSASLGYGLEPESSSLNVFGRTACRHQSAAIEPAPQWSDTASLTSSKDFLMDGFEVLAEHNAVSQGRGVVASLSADSIIGQAAMVGAPPSFEAASAQSDWFVDRSDNSLATATYMGWLNGAVTANDVVGTSDPVDFYSFAVGQNSTVTLSLTGITNNSDLYLIHDFNGNQTIEVNEVLDFSKLSGKAAETLEVEIGAGFYHIAVTASGTNSNYSLNISAAGFGQTQALSGSLGADRFIFNPAATRSIFSGNGNIDFGSGRFDYIDATAIRSSSVVDWNLAGVNGSGVAHDDGTGTRIFDAMTLMTGQQILFEGMDTIQFADITLPLNTLTVTPNDPGFAQQWNLHMMGVHNAWRFTTGSDEVAIGVADTGLGFDAFGNIHSDLQRPNVLFNLGNVEDEFFRAAPVNQGGGPQSTSHGTAVHGIIGAATNNGEGISGINWNSTMINVDVLDMNTGDYSLEDSSKMMIDAAEVRGEKLIINMSLGANNMHPDAHKELEKVIAENSNTLFVISAGNSGHKLAGLASPAALAQVYDNVIAVGASWGGSDEFDRATNPGQRIVYDNWGSQYGPGLTLMGPSEVMSTMAENTLFGTSLGYHQHNAFGGFAPDREFEGTSAAAPNVSGVASLVWSANSGLTAGQIKQILSETAYRNIPGYNQTEYGNGFVNADAAVRRAIAMG from the coding sequence ATGAGTCTTGCTAATTCTATTTCCAATACCCCCCTTTCTGATCTAATTGGTAGTGAACTGTTATCAGCTTCTTTGGGTTACGGTCTTGAGCCAGAGTCTTCTAGTCTTAACGTTTTTGGCCGTACTGCCTGTCGTCATCAAAGTGCGGCGATTGAACCTGCCCCCCAGTGGAGCGACACAGCAAGCCTGACCAGCAGTAAAGACTTTCTCATGGATGGGTTTGAAGTTCTGGCTGAGCACAATGCGGTAAGCCAAGGTCGTGGAGTAGTGGCTTCGCTCAGTGCAGATAGCATCATTGGGCAGGCGGCTATGGTGGGCGCTCCACCTAGCTTTGAAGCAGCCTCAGCTCAGTCAGATTGGTTCGTAGACCGAAGTGACAACAGTCTTGCAACTGCTACCTATATGGGGTGGCTGAATGGTGCGGTGACAGCGAATGATGTTGTTGGTACAAGCGACCCAGTTGATTTTTACAGTTTTGCTGTTGGTCAAAACAGTACTGTCACTCTTTCTTTGACAGGAATAACCAACAATTCTGATCTCTATTTGATTCATGATTTTAACGGGAATCAAACCATTGAAGTAAATGAAGTTTTAGACTTCTCTAAATTGAGTGGTAAAGCAGCAGAAACATTGGAGGTAGAGATCGGAGCCGGTTTCTATCATATTGCGGTGACGGCTTCTGGTACTAATAGCAATTATAGTCTCAATATATCTGCTGCTGGATTTGGCCAAACTCAGGCATTGAGTGGAAGCCTAGGCGCAGATCGATTTATTTTTAATCCTGCCGCAACGCGCTCTATTTTCTCAGGTAATGGCAATATTGATTTTGGTTCGGGCCGATTCGACTATATTGATGCTACTGCGATTCGCTCTTCGTCAGTTGTCGATTGGAACTTAGCTGGTGTCAACGGCAGTGGTGTGGCTCATGATGATGGCACTGGCACGCGCATCTTCGATGCAATGACTCTGATGACGGGACAACAGATCCTGTTTGAAGGGATGGACACGATTCAATTTGCCGATATTACTCTACCCCTTAATACATTAACTGTCACTCCCAATGATCCTGGGTTTGCTCAACAATGGAATCTCCATATGATGGGCGTTCATAATGCTTGGCGATTTACCACTGGCTCGGATGAAGTAGCGATCGGGGTGGCAGATACAGGCTTAGGCTTTGACGCATTTGGCAATATCCATTCTGATTTACAGCGTCCAAATGTATTATTCAATCTAGGTAACGTCGAAGATGAATTCTTCCGTGCTGCGCCTGTTAATCAAGGTGGAGGTCCCCAGTCTACGTCTCATGGCACAGCAGTGCATGGGATTATCGGTGCCGCAACCAATAATGGTGAAGGCATTAGTGGAATTAATTGGAATTCTACAATGATAAATGTGGATGTCTTAGATATGAATACTGGCGATTACAGCCTAGAAGATTCTAGCAAAATGATGATTGATGCAGCTGAAGTGCGCGGTGAAAAGTTAATTATCAATATGAGCTTAGGTGCTAATAATATGCATCCTGATGCTCATAAAGAGCTGGAAAAGGTCATTGCTGAAAATTCCAACACTCTGTTCGTGATTTCTGCTGGAAATTCGGGACATAAGTTAGCAGGATTAGCTTCACCTGCAGCCTTGGCTCAAGTTTATGACAATGTCATAGCAGTAGGTGCTTCTTGGGGAGGGAGTGACGAATTTGACAGAGCGACGAATCCAGGCCAACGAATTGTATATGACAACTGGGGATCGCAATATGGTCCTGGATTGACGCTAATGGGGCCATCTGAAGTTATGTCTACGATGGCGGAGAATACTCTATTTGGCACCAGCCTTGGCTATCATCAGCACAATGCTTTTGGTGGATTCGCTCCCGACCGAGAATTTGAAGGTACCTCAGCCGCAGCCCCTAATGTCTCTGGTGTAGCCTCGCTAGTATGGAGTGCAAATTCTGGCCTAACTGCTGGACAAATCAAACAGATCTTATCTGAGACAGCCTATCGTAATATTCCTGGCTACAACCAAACTGAATACGGTAACGGCTTTGTAAATGCAGATGCCGCAGTACGCCGGGCGATCGCTATGGGTTAA
- a CDS encoding two-partner secretion domain-containing protein: MLCSHRWYLALLLCPWFSSIAAPITLAQVVPDATLGTEQSQIAPGVVRGGTAELIQGGAVRGNNLFHSFLEFNVNAGQRVYFANPVGIESILSRVTGNTPSSIAGTLGVDGAADLFLINPKGLVFGESSSLDIQGAFHASTASAIPLGDGIYSATAPEQSTLLTVKPRALFSSYLSDTAGDIQNKGQLRPQGNLTFAANTIDFQGPVIADGGNISFFARRDIAFNSSGAYAWSLGGNIALESGGSISLLDGAQVDTAPFDGNSGDLNVNAQHLTMTNGAQLKTGSFFSGLGGNLTVNVTGTISLSGIGFDPSGNLGSTGLIASSLVPSSTGTSGNIRVTAPVLKLLNGGSIGTQTLNEQPAGAITINAPSTIQVSGVANSPSGEFRSAISASSGSNAAAGQINLTAPQLVIDGGGSIGASGVGTFGPGGTIDITARQILVDGVSPDGEPSNIVSRSLFLGNAGNILIRDAQVIQLTNGAQIDISASGPGASSGNLTLNTEDLALANNSKILANSIFGNAGQVNIIVTGNFTLTTNSSVTGDNFTSGSGAQFSVQANRLRVEDGSFISTSTFGAGDAGNLDIQATEAVEILNNGFVSTGTFTGRGDGGNLTISVPLLLIDKGLVESNSFSSGAAGNIILNVANLLIRNRGEVAVRGIFESANTGDITINAGIIQLEDEGKISASSSSQNGGNISLTADKRLVLRRNALIDANAGDSRDLITPPPGTGNGGNVRISAPFVVGIPGENSDIVATASLGNGGRVDIEARGLFGIESRSQRTFLSDITASSDVGLSGTVAVNTPDNSFIENNLASLPDNTIDTAALTARSCIARSNQNQGSFVVVGRGGLPQRPSEGNIVTFPTGAVRARGHKQSQSRVPSINSAFLEPDGMYRLSDGRLVLGRMCPG; the protein is encoded by the coding sequence ATGTTGTGTTCTCACCGCTGGTATCTTGCGCTGCTGCTATGTCCATGGTTTTCTTCAATTGCTGCACCAATCACACTGGCACAGGTTGTCCCTGATGCCACATTGGGAACGGAGCAGTCGCAAATTGCACCTGGAGTAGTACGAGGGGGTACTGCCGAACTAATTCAGGGTGGAGCAGTGCGGGGCAATAATCTGTTTCACAGTTTTCTAGAGTTTAATGTCAATGCCGGGCAGCGAGTGTATTTTGCTAACCCAGTGGGCATTGAGTCAATTTTGAGCCGGGTGACCGGAAATACCCCTTCGTCGATCGCGGGTACTTTGGGGGTAGATGGTGCAGCCGATTTATTTTTGATTAACCCGAAGGGCTTGGTATTTGGTGAAAGTAGCAGTCTCGATATTCAGGGGGCATTTCATGCAAGTACGGCATCAGCAATTCCATTGGGTGACGGTATTTACAGTGCTACGGCTCCCGAGCAGAGTACTTTACTGACCGTAAAGCCTCGAGCGTTGTTTAGCAGTTACCTGAGCGATACCGCCGGTGATATCCAGAACAAAGGACAGCTAAGGCCCCAGGGGAACTTGACCTTTGCGGCAAATACTATTGATTTCCAGGGACCGGTGATCGCAGATGGCGGCAATATCAGTTTCTTCGCGAGACGCGATATTGCGTTCAACAGTTCGGGCGCTTACGCCTGGAGTCTAGGAGGCAATATCGCTCTAGAGTCAGGGGGAAGCATTTCACTTTTGGACGGAGCGCAGGTAGATACAGCCCCGTTTGATGGTAATAGCGGCGATCTGAATGTTAATGCTCAACACTTGACTATGACTAATGGGGCGCAGCTCAAGACGGGATCTTTTTTTAGTGGCTTGGGTGGTAATTTAACTGTAAATGTCACTGGGACGATTTCACTTTCTGGTATCGGTTTTGACCCCTCGGGCAACTTGGGCTCCACGGGTTTAATTGCCAGTAGTTTGGTTCCGAGCAGCACAGGTACAAGCGGTAATATTCGAGTTACTGCTCCAGTGCTCAAACTGCTAAATGGAGGCTCGATCGGTACTCAAACCCTAAATGAGCAACCCGCTGGTGCAATCACGATTAACGCGCCCAGCACCATTCAAGTCTCTGGGGTAGCCAATTCACCAAGTGGAGAATTTCGCAGTGCTATTTCTGCTTCGAGCGGTTCAAATGCAGCTGCAGGACAGATTAATTTAACAGCACCTCAGCTAGTGATTGATGGCGGTGGCTCGATTGGGGCTAGTGGTGTTGGGACATTCGGACCGGGAGGCACTATCGATATTACCGCCAGACAAATCCTCGTTGATGGAGTATCGCCCGATGGTGAGCCAAGTAACATTGTGAGTCGATCGCTGTTCTTAGGGAATGCAGGTAATATCTTGATACGTGATGCCCAAGTGATTCAGCTAACGAATGGAGCCCAAATAGACATTTCTGCTTCGGGTCCTGGTGCCAGCAGCGGCAATTTGACTCTTAACACTGAAGATTTAGCACTGGCAAATAATAGTAAGATTTTGGCCAACAGCATTTTTGGTAATGCTGGTCAAGTTAATATTATCGTAACAGGGAATTTCACCCTCACTACTAACAGTTCCGTCACTGGAGATAATTTCACCAGTGGATCTGGTGCACAGTTTAGCGTACAGGCAAATCGTCTACGAGTAGAAGATGGTAGCTTTATTTCAACCAGCACCTTTGGGGCCGGAGATGCAGGCAATCTTGATATTCAAGCAACTGAGGCGGTTGAAATTCTGAATAATGGCTTTGTTAGTACAGGCACTTTCACCGGTCGTGGTGATGGCGGCAACTTGACTATTAGTGTGCCTCTATTATTGATTGACAAAGGGTTAGTAGAATCTAATTCTTTTTCTAGTGGTGCCGCTGGGAATATCATACTCAACGTTGCTAATTTGCTTATCCGAAATCGTGGAGAAGTTGCAGTTCGAGGTATTTTCGAAAGTGCTAATACTGGAGACATTACTATCAACGCTGGTATCATTCAATTAGAAGATGAAGGGAAAATATCGGCTTCATCTTCATCGCAAAACGGCGGTAATATTAGCCTTACAGCAGATAAACGGTTAGTCTTACGGCGCAATGCTCTGATTGATGCTAATGCAGGTGACTCACGGGATTTAATCACACCACCGCCTGGAACTGGTAACGGTGGTAATGTGCGGATTTCTGCTCCGTTTGTTGTTGGAATACCGGGAGAAAATAGTGACATAGTCGCCACAGCCTCTTTGGGCAATGGAGGACGTGTTGATATTGAGGCTCGCGGCTTGTTTGGCATCGAATCTCGGTCCCAACGGACTTTCTTGAGCGATATTACAGCCAGTTCAGACGTAGGTCTCAGTGGTACGGTAGCGGTTAATACTCCAGATAATAGCTTTATTGAAAATAATCTCGCTTCCCTTCCAGATAACACAATTGATACAGCCGCCCTCACAGCTCGTAGCTGTATTGCTCGTAGCAATCAAAACCAAGGCTCTTTTGTGGTGGTTGGCCGTGGTGGCCTGCCCCAGCGTCCCAGCGAAGGAAATATTGTGACCTTCCCAACCGGGGCAGTCCGAGCTAGGGGGCACAAGCAATCACAGTCACGGGTTCCTTCAATTAATTCTGCTTTTTTGGAGCCAGATGGCATGTATCGTTTAAGTGACGGAAGATTGGTATTGGGTAGAATGTGCCCAGGCTAA